The Vulpes vulpes isolate BD-2025 chromosome 8, VulVul3, whole genome shotgun sequence genome has a window encoding:
- the CSRNP2 gene encoding cysteine/serine-rich nuclear protein 2, which produces MDAFTGSSLKRKFDDVDVGSSVSNSDDEISSSDSADSCDSLNPPTTASFTPTSILKRQKQLRRKNVRFDQVTVYYFARRQGFTSVPSQGGSSLGMAQRHNSVRSYTLCEFAQEQEVNHREILREHLKEEKLHAKKMKLTKNGTVESVEADGLTLDDVSDEDIDVENVEVDDYFFLQPLPTKRRRALLRASGVHRIDAEEKQELRAIRLSREECGCDCRLYCDPEACACSQAGIKCQVDRMSFPCGCSRDGCGNMAGRIEFNPIRVRTHYLHTIMKLELESKRQVSRPPAPDEEPPAAGCSLTGAQGSETQDFQEFIAENETAVMHLQSAEELERLKAEEDSSGSSASLDSSIESLGVCILEEPLAVPEELCPGLAAPILIQAQLPPGSSVLCFAENSDHAAASAANSPSYLNSGPLVYYQVEQRPVLGVKGEPGPEEVAPPFPKEKDLSVFSLPVTSLVACGPTDPAALCKSEVGNAPALEALVPEDCDPEEPESEDLRPSWPPSGLPFRTDHEEGCVVEKTSQQSEDRPPEEPSLELPLAV; this is translated from the exons ATGGATGCATTCACGGGTTCGAGTCTCAAGAGGAAGTTTGATGATGTGGATGTGGGCTCATCAGTTTCCAACTCAGACGATGAGATCTCCAGCAGTGACAGCGCTGACAGCTGTGACAGCCTCAATCCTCCTACAACCGCCAGCTTCACAC CCACATCCATCCTCAAGCGGCAGAAGCAGCTGCGGAGGAAGAATGTCCGCTTTGACCAGGTGACCGTGTACTACTTCGCCCGGCGCCAGGGCTTCACCAGCGTACCCAGCCAGGGTGGGAGCTCACTGGGCATGGCCCAGCGCCACAACTCCGTACGCAGCTACACACTCTGTGAGTTTGCTCAGGAGCAGGAGGTGAACCATCGGGAGATTCTCCGTGAACACCTGAAGGAAGAGAAACTCCACGCCAAGAAGATGAAG CTGACCAAGAATGGGACAGTGGAGTCGGTGGAGGCCGATGGCCTGACCCTGGATGACGTCTCAGACGAAGACATTGATGTGGAAAATGTGGAGGTGGATGACTACTTCTtcctgcagcccctgcccaccaAGCGGCGACGAGCTTTGCTGAGGGCTTCGGGGGTCCACCGCATTGACGCCGAAGAGAAGCAAGAGCTTAGAGCCATCCGCCTGTCGCGGGAAGAGTGTGGTTGTGACTGTCGCCTCTATTGTGACCCAGAAGCCTGTGCCTGTAGTCAGGCTGGGATTAAATGCCAG GTGGATCGCATGTCCTTCCCATGCGGCTGTTCCCGGGATGGCTGTGGGAACATGGCTGGGCGCATCGAATTTAATCCAATCCGGGTCCGGACTCATTACCTCCACACCATCATGAAGCTGGAGCTGGAGAGCAAGCGGCAGGTGAGCCGCCCGCCAGCCCCGGACGAGGAGCCGCCCGCCGCCGGCTGCAGCCTGACCGGGGCGCAGGGCTCCGAGACGCAGGACTTCCAGGAGTTCATTGCCGAGAACGAGACCGCGGTGATGCACCTGCAGAGCGCGGAGGAGCTGGAGCGGCTCAAGGCGGAGGAGGATTCCAGCGGCTCCAGCGCCAGCCTGGACTCCAGCATCGAGAGCCTGGGCGTGTGCATCCTGGAGGAGCCCCTGGCTGTGCCCGAGGAGCTGTGCCCGGGCCTCGCAGCCCCCATCCTCATCCAGGCCCAGCTGCCCCCGGGCTCCTCCGTCCTGTGCTTTGCCGAGAACTCCGACCACGCGGCTGCCTCGGCGGCGAACAGCCCCTCCTACTTGAACAGTGGGCCCCTGGTCTACTACCAGGTGGAGCAGAGGCCCGTCCTGGGGGTGAAGGGAGAGCCCGGCCCGGAAGAAGTCGCGCCCCCTTTCCCCAAGGAGAAGGATCTGAGTGTCTTCTCTCTCCCGGTTACCTCACTGGTGGCTTGCGGCCCCACAGACCCCGCGGCCCTGTGTAAATCAGAAGTGGGGAACGCGCCCGCCCTAGAAGCGCTAGTGCCCGAAGATTGTGACCCCGAGGAGCCCGAGAGTGAAGACCTGCGCCCCTCCTGGCCCCCCTCGGGCCTCCCCTTCCGCACGGACCACGAAGAGGGCTGTGTGGTGGAGAAGACCTCACAGCAGAGCGAGGACAGGCCCCCCGAAGAGCCTTCCCTAGAACTCCCTCTGGCAGTGTGA
- the LETMD1 gene encoding LETM1 domain-containing protein 1 isoform X8: MALSRVCWARAVLWGSAATPGPHVSRKLQLVRCGLAWGAPRSSKLHLSPKADVKSLISYVAAKTKVINGKYHRFLGRHFPRFYVLYTIFMKGLQMFWADAKKARRIKANMWKHNIKFHQLPYREMEHLRQKALSRAMLLTPHLPPFLLRRRLNTHMAVIHQLDKALAKLGVGQLTLQEVKSKLSCPSCYTTWSCFPSTTLGQGAERTRSGWHCPAAT, encoded by the exons ATGGCGCTCTCCAGGGTGTGCTGGGCTCGGGCTGTCCTGTGGGGCTCGGCGGCCACCCCCGGGCCTCATGTCTCTCGGAAGCTGCAACTTGTTCGCTGTGGCCTGGCCTGGGGGGCCCCTCG GTCTTCAAAGCTTCACCTTTCTCCAAAGGCAGACGTGAAGAGCTTGATCTCTTACGTGGCGGCCAAGACCAAAGTGATTAATGGGAAATACCATCGTTTCTTGGGTCGTCATTTCCCCCGCTTCTATGTCCTGTACACAATCTTCATGAAAG GATTGCAGATGTTTTGGGCTGATGCCAAAAAGGCTAGAAGAATAAAGGCAAATATGTGGAAGCACAATATAAAGTTTCATCAACTTCCATACCGGGAGATGGAGCATTTGAGACAG AAAGCCTTGAGTCGAGCCATGCTCCTCACGCCTCATCTGCCTCCTTTCTTGTTGAGACGCCGTTTAAACACTCACATGGCTGTAATTCACCAGCTGGACAAAGCTTTGGCAAAGCTGGGGGTTGGCCAGCTGACTCTCCAGGAAGTGAAATCG AAGCTGAGCTGTCCCTCTTGCTACACAACGTGGTCCTGCTTTCCGTCAACTACATTGGGACAAGGCGCTGAGCGAACACGGAGTGGATGGCATTGTCCTGCAGCCACATAG
- the LETMD1 gene encoding LETM1 domain-containing protein 1 isoform X6 — protein MALSRVCWARAVLWGSAATPGPHVSRKLQLVRCGLAWGAPRLFDLPCRSSKLHLSPKADVKSLISYVAAKTKVINGKYHRFLGRHFPRFYVLYTIFMKGLQMFWADAKKARRIKANMWKHNIKFHQLPYREMEHLRQFRRDVTKCLFLGIISIPPFANYLVFLLMYLFPRQLLIQHFWTPKQQIDFLDIYHALRKQSHPEILCYLEKVIPLVSDAELRWHMTELCAKIQHGTHPTVHDILALRQCFSNHPLGMNQLHALQMKALSRAMLLTPHLPPFLLRRRLNTHMAVIHQLDKALAKLGVGQLTLQEVKSKLSCPSCYTTWSCFPSTTLGQGAERTRSGWHCPAAT, from the exons ATGGCGCTCTCCAGGGTGTGCTGGGCTCGGGCTGTCCTGTGGGGCTCGGCGGCCACCCCCGGGCCTCATGTCTCTCGGAAGCTGCAACTTGTTCGCTGTGGCCTGGCCTGGGGGGCCCCTCG TCTCTTTGATCTTCCTTGTAGGTCTTCAAAGCTTCACCTTTCTCCAAAGGCAGACGTGAAGAGCTTGATCTCTTACGTGGCGGCCAAGACCAAAGTGATTAATGGGAAATACCATCGTTTCTTGGGTCGTCATTTCCCCCGCTTCTATGTCCTGTACACAATCTTCATGAAAG GATTGCAGATGTTTTGGGCTGATGCCAAAAAGGCTAGAAGAATAAAGGCAAATATGTGGAAGCACAATATAAAGTTTCATCAACTTCCATACCGGGAGATGGAGCATTTGAGACAG TTCCGTCGAGACGTCACCAAGTGTCTTTTCCTAGGTATTATTTCCATTCCACCCTTTGCCAACTACCTGGTCTTCTTGCTAAT GTACCTGTTTCCTAGGCAGCTACTGATCCAACATTTCTGGACCCCAAAGCAACAGATTGATTTCTTAGATATCTATCATGCTCTCCGGAAGCAGTCCCACCCAGAAATCCTTTGTTATTTAGAAAAGGTTATCCCTCTCGTTTCCGATGCAGAACTCCGATGGCATATGACAGAGCTGTGCGCCAAG ATACAGCATGGTACCCACCCAACAGTACATGATATCCTGGCTCTGAGACAGTGTTTCTCTAACCATCCTCTGGGCATGAACCAACTCCATGCTTTGCAAATG AAAGCCTTGAGTCGAGCCATGCTCCTCACGCCTCATCTGCCTCCTTTCTTGTTGAGACGCCGTTTAAACACTCACATGGCTGTAATTCACCAGCTGGACAAAGCTTTGGCAAAGCTGGGGGTTGGCCAGCTGACTCTCCAGGAAGTGAAATCG AAGCTGAGCTGTCCCTCTTGCTACACAACGTGGTCCTGCTTTCCGTCAACTACATTGGGACAAGGCGCTGAGCGAACACGGAGTGGATGGCATTGTCCTGCAGCCACATAG
- the LETMD1 gene encoding LETM1 domain-containing protein 1 isoform X3, with the protein MALSRVCWARAVLWGSAATPGPHVSRKLQLVRCGLAWGAPRSSKLHLSPKADVKSLISYVAAKTKVINGKYHRFLGRHFPRFYVLYTIFMKGLQMFWADAKKARRIKANMWKHNIKFHQLPYREMEHLRQFRRDVTKCLFLGIISIPPFANYLVFLLMYLFPRQLLIQHFWTPKQQIDFLDIYHALRKQSHPEILCYLEKVIPLVSDAELRWHMTELCAKIQHGTHPTVHDILALRQCFSNHPLGMNQLHALQMKALSRAMLLTPHLPPFLLRRRLNTHMAVIHQLDKALAKLGVGQLTLQEVKSACYLRGLNSTHIGEEKCRTWLGEWLQISCSLKEAELSLLLHNVVLLSVNYIGTRR; encoded by the exons ATGGCGCTCTCCAGGGTGTGCTGGGCTCGGGCTGTCCTGTGGGGCTCGGCGGCCACCCCCGGGCCTCATGTCTCTCGGAAGCTGCAACTTGTTCGCTGTGGCCTGGCCTGGGGGGCCCCTCG GTCTTCAAAGCTTCACCTTTCTCCAAAGGCAGACGTGAAGAGCTTGATCTCTTACGTGGCGGCCAAGACCAAAGTGATTAATGGGAAATACCATCGTTTCTTGGGTCGTCATTTCCCCCGCTTCTATGTCCTGTACACAATCTTCATGAAAG GATTGCAGATGTTTTGGGCTGATGCCAAAAAGGCTAGAAGAATAAAGGCAAATATGTGGAAGCACAATATAAAGTTTCATCAACTTCCATACCGGGAGATGGAGCATTTGAGACAG TTCCGTCGAGACGTCACCAAGTGTCTTTTCCTAGGTATTATTTCCATTCCACCCTTTGCCAACTACCTGGTCTTCTTGCTAAT GTACCTGTTTCCTAGGCAGCTACTGATCCAACATTTCTGGACCCCAAAGCAACAGATTGATTTCTTAGATATCTATCATGCTCTCCGGAAGCAGTCCCACCCAGAAATCCTTTGTTATTTAGAAAAGGTTATCCCTCTCGTTTCCGATGCAGAACTCCGATGGCATATGACAGAGCTGTGCGCCAAG ATACAGCATGGTACCCACCCAACAGTACATGATATCCTGGCTCTGAGACAGTGTTTCTCTAACCATCCTCTGGGCATGAACCAACTCCATGCTTTGCAAATG AAAGCCTTGAGTCGAGCCATGCTCCTCACGCCTCATCTGCCTCCTTTCTTGTTGAGACGCCGTTTAAACACTCACATGGCTGTAATTCACCAGCTGGACAAAGCTTTGGCAAAGCTGGGGGTTGGCCAGCTGACTCTCCAGGAAGTGAAATCG GCTTGTTATCTTCGTGGCCTGAATTCTACCCACATTGGTGAAGAGAAGTGTCGAACGTGGCTGGGAGAGTGGCTCCAGATTTCCTGCAGCCTGAAAG AAGCTGAGCTGTCCCTCTTGCTACACAACGTGGTCCTGCTTTCCGTCAACTACATTGGGACAAGGCGCTGA
- the LETMD1 gene encoding LETM1 domain-containing protein 1 isoform X5 → MALSRVCWARAVLWGSAATPGPHVSRKLQLVRCGLAWGAPRSSKLHLSPKADVKSLISYVAAKTKVINGKYHRFLGRHFPRFYVLYTIFMKGLQMFWADAKKARRIKANMWKHNIKFHQLPYREMEHLRQFRRDVTKCLFLGIISIPPFANYLVFLLMYLFPRQLLIQHFWTPKQQIDFLDIYHALRKQSHPEILCYLEKVIPLVSDAELRWHMTELCAKKALSRAMLLTPHLPPFLLRRRLNTHMAVIHQLDKALAKLGVGQLTLQEVKSACYLRGLNSTHIGEEKCRTWLGEWLQISCSLKEAELSLLLHNVVLLSVNYIGTRR, encoded by the exons ATGGCGCTCTCCAGGGTGTGCTGGGCTCGGGCTGTCCTGTGGGGCTCGGCGGCCACCCCCGGGCCTCATGTCTCTCGGAAGCTGCAACTTGTTCGCTGTGGCCTGGCCTGGGGGGCCCCTCG GTCTTCAAAGCTTCACCTTTCTCCAAAGGCAGACGTGAAGAGCTTGATCTCTTACGTGGCGGCCAAGACCAAAGTGATTAATGGGAAATACCATCGTTTCTTGGGTCGTCATTTCCCCCGCTTCTATGTCCTGTACACAATCTTCATGAAAG GATTGCAGATGTTTTGGGCTGATGCCAAAAAGGCTAGAAGAATAAAGGCAAATATGTGGAAGCACAATATAAAGTTTCATCAACTTCCATACCGGGAGATGGAGCATTTGAGACAG TTCCGTCGAGACGTCACCAAGTGTCTTTTCCTAGGTATTATTTCCATTCCACCCTTTGCCAACTACCTGGTCTTCTTGCTAAT GTACCTGTTTCCTAGGCAGCTACTGATCCAACATTTCTGGACCCCAAAGCAACAGATTGATTTCTTAGATATCTATCATGCTCTCCGGAAGCAGTCCCACCCAGAAATCCTTTGTTATTTAGAAAAGGTTATCCCTCTCGTTTCCGATGCAGAACTCCGATGGCATATGACAGAGCTGTGCGCCAAG AAAGCCTTGAGTCGAGCCATGCTCCTCACGCCTCATCTGCCTCCTTTCTTGTTGAGACGCCGTTTAAACACTCACATGGCTGTAATTCACCAGCTGGACAAAGCTTTGGCAAAGCTGGGGGTTGGCCAGCTGACTCTCCAGGAAGTGAAATCG GCTTGTTATCTTCGTGGCCTGAATTCTACCCACATTGGTGAAGAGAAGTGTCGAACGTGGCTGGGAGAGTGGCTCCAGATTTCCTGCAGCCTGAAAG AAGCTGAGCTGTCCCTCTTGCTACACAACGTGGTCCTGCTTTCCGTCAACTACATTGGGACAAGGCGCTGA
- the LETMD1 gene encoding LETM1 domain-containing protein 1 isoform X1: MLVSSCQHPTPWPRGFYSSASRPSGLSVARVRIPQGPGLLLQPPFSGLGSTATPPDPIAGLSLLLKRPLQPHPTPDVPSRRIFHRPDMSSKLHLSPKADVKSLISYVAAKTKVINGKYHRFLGRHFPRFYVLYTIFMKGLQMFWADAKKARRIKANMWKHNIKFHQLPYREMEHLRQFRRDVTKCLFLGIISIPPFANYLVFLLMYLFPRQLLIQHFWTPKQQIDFLDIYHALRKQSHPEILCYLEKVIPLVSDAELRWHMTELCAKIQHGTHPTVHDILALRQCFSNHPLGMNQLHALQMKALSRAMLLTPHLPPFLLRRRLNTHMAVIHQLDKALAKLGVGQLTLQEVKSACYLRGLNSTHIGEEKCRTWLGEWLQISCSLKEAELSLLLHNVVLLSVNYIGTRR; the protein is encoded by the exons ATGCTGGTCTCTAGTTGTCAGCATCCCACGCCCTGGCCCCGGGGGTTTTATTCTTCGGCTTCCCGGCCCTCAGGGCTGTCAGTGGCCCGTGTCCGAATTCCCCAGGGGCCTGGACTCCTCCTTCAGCCTCCCTTTTCCGGCTTAGGCTCCACGGCTACTCCTCCGGATCCCATCGCGGGCCTTAGCTTGCTGTTGAAACGGCCCCTGCAGCCTCATCCCACGCCCGACGTCCCTTCCCGCCGGATCTTTCACCGGCCCGATAT GTCTTCAAAGCTTCACCTTTCTCCAAAGGCAGACGTGAAGAGCTTGATCTCTTACGTGGCGGCCAAGACCAAAGTGATTAATGGGAAATACCATCGTTTCTTGGGTCGTCATTTCCCCCGCTTCTATGTCCTGTACACAATCTTCATGAAAG GATTGCAGATGTTTTGGGCTGATGCCAAAAAGGCTAGAAGAATAAAGGCAAATATGTGGAAGCACAATATAAAGTTTCATCAACTTCCATACCGGGAGATGGAGCATTTGAGACAG TTCCGTCGAGACGTCACCAAGTGTCTTTTCCTAGGTATTATTTCCATTCCACCCTTTGCCAACTACCTGGTCTTCTTGCTAAT GTACCTGTTTCCTAGGCAGCTACTGATCCAACATTTCTGGACCCCAAAGCAACAGATTGATTTCTTAGATATCTATCATGCTCTCCGGAAGCAGTCCCACCCAGAAATCCTTTGTTATTTAGAAAAGGTTATCCCTCTCGTTTCCGATGCAGAACTCCGATGGCATATGACAGAGCTGTGCGCCAAG ATACAGCATGGTACCCACCCAACAGTACATGATATCCTGGCTCTGAGACAGTGTTTCTCTAACCATCCTCTGGGCATGAACCAACTCCATGCTTTGCAAATG AAAGCCTTGAGTCGAGCCATGCTCCTCACGCCTCATCTGCCTCCTTTCTTGTTGAGACGCCGTTTAAACACTCACATGGCTGTAATTCACCAGCTGGACAAAGCTTTGGCAAAGCTGGGGGTTGGCCAGCTGACTCTCCAGGAAGTGAAATCG GCTTGTTATCTTCGTGGCCTGAATTCTACCCACATTGGTGAAGAGAAGTGTCGAACGTGGCTGGGAGAGTGGCTCCAGATTTCCTGCAGCCTGAAAG AAGCTGAGCTGTCCCTCTTGCTACACAACGTGGTCCTGCTTTCCGTCAACTACATTGGGACAAGGCGCTGA
- the LETMD1 gene encoding LETM1 domain-containing protein 1 isoform X2 encodes MLVSSCQHPTPWPRGFYSSASRPSGLSVARVRIPQGPGLLLQPPFSGLGSTATPPDPIAGLSLLLKRPLQPHPTPDVPSRRIFHRPDMSSKLHLSPKADVKSLISYVAAKTKVINGKYHRFLGRHFPRFYVLYTIFMKGLQMFWADAKKARRIKANMWKHNIKFHQLPYREMEHLRQFRRDVTKCLFLGIISIPPFANYLVFLLMYLFPRQLLIQHFWTPKQQIDFLDIYHALRKQSHPEILCYLEKVIPLVSDAELRWHMTELCAKKALSRAMLLTPHLPPFLLRRRLNTHMAVIHQLDKALAKLGVGQLTLQEVKSACYLRGLNSTHIGEEKCRTWLGEWLQISCSLKEAELSLLLHNVVLLSVNYIGTRR; translated from the exons ATGCTGGTCTCTAGTTGTCAGCATCCCACGCCCTGGCCCCGGGGGTTTTATTCTTCGGCTTCCCGGCCCTCAGGGCTGTCAGTGGCCCGTGTCCGAATTCCCCAGGGGCCTGGACTCCTCCTTCAGCCTCCCTTTTCCGGCTTAGGCTCCACGGCTACTCCTCCGGATCCCATCGCGGGCCTTAGCTTGCTGTTGAAACGGCCCCTGCAGCCTCATCCCACGCCCGACGTCCCTTCCCGCCGGATCTTTCACCGGCCCGATAT GTCTTCAAAGCTTCACCTTTCTCCAAAGGCAGACGTGAAGAGCTTGATCTCTTACGTGGCGGCCAAGACCAAAGTGATTAATGGGAAATACCATCGTTTCTTGGGTCGTCATTTCCCCCGCTTCTATGTCCTGTACACAATCTTCATGAAAG GATTGCAGATGTTTTGGGCTGATGCCAAAAAGGCTAGAAGAATAAAGGCAAATATGTGGAAGCACAATATAAAGTTTCATCAACTTCCATACCGGGAGATGGAGCATTTGAGACAG TTCCGTCGAGACGTCACCAAGTGTCTTTTCCTAGGTATTATTTCCATTCCACCCTTTGCCAACTACCTGGTCTTCTTGCTAAT GTACCTGTTTCCTAGGCAGCTACTGATCCAACATTTCTGGACCCCAAAGCAACAGATTGATTTCTTAGATATCTATCATGCTCTCCGGAAGCAGTCCCACCCAGAAATCCTTTGTTATTTAGAAAAGGTTATCCCTCTCGTTTCCGATGCAGAACTCCGATGGCATATGACAGAGCTGTGCGCCAAG AAAGCCTTGAGTCGAGCCATGCTCCTCACGCCTCATCTGCCTCCTTTCTTGTTGAGACGCCGTTTAAACACTCACATGGCTGTAATTCACCAGCTGGACAAAGCTTTGGCAAAGCTGGGGGTTGGCCAGCTGACTCTCCAGGAAGTGAAATCG GCTTGTTATCTTCGTGGCCTGAATTCTACCCACATTGGTGAAGAGAAGTGTCGAACGTGGCTGGGAGAGTGGCTCCAGATTTCCTGCAGCCTGAAAG AAGCTGAGCTGTCCCTCTTGCTACACAACGTGGTCCTGCTTTCCGTCAACTACATTGGGACAAGGCGCTGA
- the LETMD1 gene encoding LETM1 domain-containing protein 1 isoform X4, with protein MFPGPMAYLSLSPRSSLDFGRSSKLHLSPKADVKSLISYVAAKTKVINGKYHRFLGRHFPRFYVLYTIFMKGLQMFWADAKKARRIKANMWKHNIKFHQLPYREMEHLRQFRRDVTKCLFLGIISIPPFANYLVFLLMYLFPRQLLIQHFWTPKQQIDFLDIYHALRKQSHPEILCYLEKVIPLVSDAELRWHMTELCAKIQHGTHPTVHDILALRQCFSNHPLGMNQLHALQMKALSRAMLLTPHLPPFLLRRRLNTHMAVIHQLDKALAKLGVGQLTLQEVKSACYLRGLNSTHIGEEKCRTWLGEWLQISCSLKEAELSLLLHNVVLLSVNYIGTRR; from the exons ATGTTTCCCGGGCCGATGGCTTATCTCTCCTTGAGCCCAAGATCTTCCTTGGATTTCGGAAG GTCTTCAAAGCTTCACCTTTCTCCAAAGGCAGACGTGAAGAGCTTGATCTCTTACGTGGCGGCCAAGACCAAAGTGATTAATGGGAAATACCATCGTTTCTTGGGTCGTCATTTCCCCCGCTTCTATGTCCTGTACACAATCTTCATGAAAG GATTGCAGATGTTTTGGGCTGATGCCAAAAAGGCTAGAAGAATAAAGGCAAATATGTGGAAGCACAATATAAAGTTTCATCAACTTCCATACCGGGAGATGGAGCATTTGAGACAG TTCCGTCGAGACGTCACCAAGTGTCTTTTCCTAGGTATTATTTCCATTCCACCCTTTGCCAACTACCTGGTCTTCTTGCTAAT GTACCTGTTTCCTAGGCAGCTACTGATCCAACATTTCTGGACCCCAAAGCAACAGATTGATTTCTTAGATATCTATCATGCTCTCCGGAAGCAGTCCCACCCAGAAATCCTTTGTTATTTAGAAAAGGTTATCCCTCTCGTTTCCGATGCAGAACTCCGATGGCATATGACAGAGCTGTGCGCCAAG ATACAGCATGGTACCCACCCAACAGTACATGATATCCTGGCTCTGAGACAGTGTTTCTCTAACCATCCTCTGGGCATGAACCAACTCCATGCTTTGCAAATG AAAGCCTTGAGTCGAGCCATGCTCCTCACGCCTCATCTGCCTCCTTTCTTGTTGAGACGCCGTTTAAACACTCACATGGCTGTAATTCACCAGCTGGACAAAGCTTTGGCAAAGCTGGGGGTTGGCCAGCTGACTCTCCAGGAAGTGAAATCG GCTTGTTATCTTCGTGGCCTGAATTCTACCCACATTGGTGAAGAGAAGTGTCGAACGTGGCTGGGAGAGTGGCTCCAGATTTCCTGCAGCCTGAAAG AAGCTGAGCTGTCCCTCTTGCTACACAACGTGGTCCTGCTTTCCGTCAACTACATTGGGACAAGGCGCTGA
- the LETMD1 gene encoding LETM1 domain-containing protein 1 isoform X7 has protein sequence MALSRVCWARAVLWGSAATPGPHVSRKLQLVRCGLAWGAPRSSKLHLSPKADVKSLISYVAAKTKVINGKYHRFLGRHFPRFYVLYTIFMKVPSRRHQVSFPRYYFHSTLCQLPGLLANIQHGTHPTVHDILALRQCFSNHPLGMNQLHALQMKALSRAMLLTPHLPPFLLRRRLNTHMAVIHQLDKALAKLGVGQLTLQEVKSACYLRGLNSTHIGEEKCRTWLGEWLQISCSLKEAELSLLLHNVVLLSVNYIGTRR, from the exons ATGGCGCTCTCCAGGGTGTGCTGGGCTCGGGCTGTCCTGTGGGGCTCGGCGGCCACCCCCGGGCCTCATGTCTCTCGGAAGCTGCAACTTGTTCGCTGTGGCCTGGCCTGGGGGGCCCCTCG GTCTTCAAAGCTTCACCTTTCTCCAAAGGCAGACGTGAAGAGCTTGATCTCTTACGTGGCGGCCAAGACCAAAGTGATTAATGGGAAATACCATCGTTTCTTGGGTCGTCATTTCCCCCGCTTCTATGTCCTGTACACAATCTTCATGAAAG TTCCGTCGAGACGTCACCAAGTGTCTTTTCCTAGGTATTATTTCCATTCCACCCTTTGCCAACTACCTGGTCTTCTTGCTAAT ATACAGCATGGTACCCACCCAACAGTACATGATATCCTGGCTCTGAGACAGTGTTTCTCTAACCATCCTCTGGGCATGAACCAACTCCATGCTTTGCAAATG AAAGCCTTGAGTCGAGCCATGCTCCTCACGCCTCATCTGCCTCCTTTCTTGTTGAGACGCCGTTTAAACACTCACATGGCTGTAATTCACCAGCTGGACAAAGCTTTGGCAAAGCTGGGGGTTGGCCAGCTGACTCTCCAGGAAGTGAAATCG GCTTGTTATCTTCGTGGCCTGAATTCTACCCACATTGGTGAAGAGAAGTGTCGAACGTGGCTGGGAGAGTGGCTCCAGATTTCCTGCAGCCTGAAAG AAGCTGAGCTGTCCCTCTTGCTACACAACGTGGTCCTGCTTTCCGTCAACTACATTGGGACAAGGCGCTGA